AAAGTATACAGACGATTTTAAAGAACAATAAAAAGAATGATGCCGAACAGGAATTGAAACGCCATACAGAAATCAATACGAACACTTATGGTTTTACACGTGGAGCTACTTATTATGGGGGAACAAATAAATGATGAATGAACAAACACTAACAAAACTTCACGAAATGAAATTGAGTGGTATGGCAGAAGCCTATAAGGATCAAGCATTGAATAAAGAATTTCAAAAGCTGAGTTTTGAAGATCGTTTTAGTTTACTCGTCGACTTAGAACATTCCCGCCGGAAAAGCAATAAGCTTCAGCGTTTAATCAAAAAAGCCGCCTTTATGAATTCCCAGGCGTGTATTGAAGATATGGAATATCATGAAGATCGACGATTAGATAAAAAGTTGATTTTGAAGTTGGCAAGCGGTGGCTATATACAAGACCGTCACAACATCATATTGAAAGGACCTACTGGTTCAGGGAAATCATTCCTAGCCACTGCTTTAGGGGTATCTGCCTGTCGGCAGTTTTATAATGTCTCCTACATTCGCTTACCAGAATTATTGGATGAATTAACACTCGCCAAAGTAGCTTCAGACGGAAGCTATCGGAAAGGCATCAAAAAATATACGAAAGTGGACCTCCTCATCCTTGATGAATGGCTACTGACAGATTTATCAGCAGATGAGGCATCTATTCTACTAGAAATCACAGAAGCTCGTCATAAAATAGCTTCAACGATTTTCTGTTC
This portion of the Aureibacillus halotolerans genome encodes:
- the istB gene encoding IS21-like element helper ATPase IstB, with the protein product MMNEQTLTKLHEMKLSGMAEAYKDQALNKEFQKLSFEDRFSLLVDLEHSRRKSNKLQRLIKKAAFMNSQACIEDMEYHEDRRLDKKLILKLASGGYIQDRHNIILKGPTGSGKSFLATALGVSACRQFYNVSYIRLPELLDELTLAKVASDGSYRKGIKKYTKVDLLILDEWLLTDLSADEASILLEITEARHKIASTIFCSQIDPSGWHIKLGNETIAEAILDRIIHDSYQILLDGEISMRERHGLGRDV